One stretch of Micromonospora cremea DNA includes these proteins:
- a CDS encoding nucleotide disphospho-sugar-binding domain-containing protein, which produces MSPVLTVAADLVRRGHEVVVYTGSRFEERALAIGARFQALPPEADLDDRTLDSLFPVRATLPPGPAQLSFDFENFFLGHLPAQVRDLRALLAKFPADVVLGELGFWSIPVLSLSMAPEERPTLVTLGSVPLLIQSEDTPAFGAGILPTPGEEARARNRAMNAEVRQVFAELQGFGEATLESLGVTMPDYLFDAPFRRTDHYLQLTVPSFEYPRSDLPEHLQFVGTLPPASGGDHVEPAWWPELSAGRPVVVVTQGTVANTDLNELVIPTVRALADLDVLVVAATVREDGPDLVRQALAEVPNNVRLASFVPFDRLLPHADALVTNGGYGGVQTALYHGVPLVVASASEDKPEVAARVEWSGTGVNLRTGTPEVTELRAAVQTVLHDPGYHSRAGIMAKEISQYNPFETIAEIVDLSARPRGRQKGRSYGPSQWFRYDSSPLVSPPPDR; this is translated from the coding sequence GTGAGCCCGGTTCTCACGGTCGCGGCGGACCTGGTCAGGCGTGGTCACGAGGTGGTCGTGTACACCGGATCCCGGTTCGAGGAGCGCGCTCTGGCGATCGGAGCGCGATTCCAGGCCCTGCCGCCGGAGGCCGACCTCGACGACCGGACGTTGGACAGCCTCTTTCCGGTGCGGGCCACACTGCCACCAGGACCGGCCCAGTTGTCGTTCGACTTTGAGAACTTCTTCCTCGGCCATCTGCCCGCGCAGGTGCGGGATCTACGGGCGCTCCTGGCGAAGTTCCCCGCAGATGTGGTGCTCGGTGAGCTTGGGTTCTGGTCGATACCGGTGCTCAGCCTCTCCATGGCGCCGGAGGAACGCCCGACGCTCGTGACGCTGGGCTCTGTCCCCCTGCTGATCCAGAGCGAGGACACTCCCGCGTTCGGCGCCGGCATCCTGCCAACACCGGGCGAGGAGGCACGCGCCCGCAACCGAGCGATGAATGCTGAGGTGCGCCAGGTCTTCGCCGAGCTGCAGGGATTCGGCGAGGCGACGCTCGAGTCGCTGGGCGTGACGATGCCCGACTACCTCTTCGACGCGCCCTTCCGCCGTACGGACCACTACCTGCAGCTGACCGTGCCCAGCTTCGAGTACCCGCGCAGCGACCTGCCGGAGCACCTACAGTTCGTCGGTACGCTTCCTCCAGCCTCCGGCGGCGACCATGTGGAGCCGGCCTGGTGGCCCGAGCTGTCGGCCGGCCGACCGGTGGTGGTCGTCACCCAGGGCACCGTCGCCAACACCGATCTGAACGAACTCGTCATCCCCACGGTGCGCGCCCTCGCCGACCTCGACGTCCTCGTGGTGGCCGCCACCGTACGCGAGGACGGGCCGGACCTGGTGCGCCAGGCCCTGGCCGAAGTGCCGAACAACGTGCGGCTGGCCAGCTTCGTGCCGTTCGACCGGCTGCTGCCACACGCCGACGCGTTGGTCACCAACGGCGGCTACGGCGGGGTGCAGACCGCCCTGTACCACGGAGTGCCGCTCGTGGTCGCCAGTGCCAGCGAAGACAAGCCGGAGGTGGCCGCCCGCGTCGAGTGGAGCGGCACCGGTGTCAACCTGCGCACCGGCACGCCGGAGGTGACCGAGTTGCGCGCCGCGGTGCAGACGGTGCTGCACGACCCGGGCTACCACTCCCGGGCCGGGATCATGGCCAAGGAGATCAGCCAGTACAACCCGTTCGAAACGATCGCCGAAATCGTCGATCTGTCCGCCCGCCCGCGAGGGCGGCAAAAAGGGCGGAGTTACGGCCCGAGCCAGTGGTTCAGGTACGACAGCAGCCCGCTCGTGTCTCCGCCCCCGGACCGGTAG
- a CDS encoding SUKH-4 family immunity protein, whose protein sequence is MTATHEELTALWGADGMIYFPLDRFDDVLGPLTPEVFPPFGAIPVDVPILFTVDVNVSGLELFSKLKIEIGDAGPRIYIVLGSSPEDPQMLFCLDALTGAVVLLDLETPNFETVNATFAAFVEFLYRLGQLIATDPGGRARAARAAAIRADLMNVDSSAFADPESWWSMAFDQLESTRQ, encoded by the coding sequence TTGACCGCGACACATGAGGAGCTGACCGCGCTCTGGGGCGCCGACGGGATGATCTACTTCCCGCTCGACCGGTTCGACGACGTCCTAGGCCCGCTGACGCCGGAGGTCTTCCCGCCGTTCGGGGCCATCCCGGTCGACGTGCCGATCCTGTTCACGGTCGACGTCAACGTCTCCGGCCTGGAGCTGTTCTCCAAGCTGAAGATTGAGATCGGCGACGCCGGCCCCCGCATCTACATCGTCCTCGGCAGCTCGCCCGAGGACCCGCAGATGCTGTTCTGCCTCGACGCGCTGACCGGAGCCGTCGTGCTGTTGGACCTGGAGACGCCCAACTTCGAGACGGTCAACGCGACGTTCGCGGCGTTCGTCGAGTTCCTCTACCGGCTCGGGCAGCTCATCGCCACCGACCCGGGCGGCCGGGCCCGCGCAGCCCGCGCCGCCGCGATCCGCGCCGACCTGATGAACGTCGACTCGTCCGCGTTCGCCGACCCGGAGTCCTGGTGGAGCATGGCCTTCGATCAGCTGGAGTCCACCCGCCAGTAG
- a CDS encoding FAD-dependent monooxygenase yields the protein MTSVEVLVVGAGPTGLALARQLAAFGVQVRLVDRARDRIHESRALAIQPRTLEVLKGLGVTDDLVAAGNPAVRMCLHARGRERSVPLFDLGMEDTAFPYLLFLSQSETERLLGVHLTAAGVGVERGVELVGLDRTGDGAVATLRHTDNREERVAARFVVGCDGAHSTVRHLAGIGFEGGSYPQTFVLADLEADGLSGGAAHVFLSEHGMLFLFPLGRPASWRLIAMRPPADPTPPDAPVTLPEVQRLADSFSGASVRLRDPVWMTNFRLHHRAAARYRAGPVFLAGDAAHIHSPAGAQGMNTGIQDAVNLGWKLASSLRGNSDPALLDSYEVERAPVGRMVLRFTNRAFTVATSTSPLVRFARTRIAPTLIPLVMAPRFVRATAFRAVAELSIGYRRSPLSAQGHGAPRKGPRAGDRLPDAPQPAGWLALHQLTAEPGWHLLLCGPPEAWPPAFTAVLDRYPLTVHRLNAPDAEAVGRSVAAPALRRLGIASGAAALYLVRPDGHIGYRSGGGDTSGLLSYLNHWLGP from the coding sequence ATGACATCGGTCGAGGTGTTGGTTGTCGGAGCGGGGCCGACGGGTCTGGCTCTGGCCCGCCAGTTGGCGGCCTTCGGCGTGCAGGTTCGTCTCGTTGACCGTGCCCGCGACCGGATTCACGAGTCCCGGGCGCTGGCGATCCAGCCTCGTACGCTCGAAGTCCTCAAGGGTCTCGGTGTGACAGATGACCTGGTAGCGGCTGGCAATCCAGCGGTGCGGATGTGCCTGCACGCGCGGGGCCGGGAGCGGTCGGTGCCGTTGTTCGACCTGGGCATGGAGGACACCGCTTTTCCGTATCTGTTGTTCCTTTCCCAGTCCGAGACCGAGCGGCTCCTGGGCGTGCATCTGACGGCTGCGGGGGTTGGCGTGGAGCGCGGCGTCGAGTTGGTGGGGCTGGACCGCACCGGCGACGGCGCGGTGGCGACGCTGCGACACACGGACAACCGTGAGGAGCGGGTGGCGGCCCGGTTCGTGGTGGGCTGCGACGGCGCGCACAGCACCGTCCGGCACCTGGCGGGGATCGGTTTCGAGGGCGGCTCGTACCCCCAGACCTTCGTCCTGGCCGACCTGGAGGCCGACGGTCTCTCCGGCGGTGCGGCGCACGTGTTCCTCTCCGAGCACGGGATGCTGTTCCTCTTCCCGCTCGGCCGCCCGGCCAGCTGGCGGCTGATCGCCATGCGGCCGCCCGCCGATCCGACCCCGCCGGACGCCCCGGTCACCCTCCCCGAGGTGCAGCGCCTCGCCGACTCCTTCAGCGGCGCGAGCGTACGCCTGCGCGACCCGGTGTGGATGACAAACTTCCGGCTTCACCACCGCGCCGCGGCCCGCTACCGAGCCGGGCCGGTGTTCCTCGCCGGCGACGCCGCGCACATTCACAGCCCGGCCGGCGCCCAGGGCATGAACACCGGTATCCAGGACGCGGTCAACCTCGGCTGGAAACTCGCGTCCAGCCTGCGCGGCAACAGCGACCCGGCGCTGCTGGACAGCTACGAGGTGGAGCGCGCACCGGTCGGCCGGATGGTGCTGCGCTTCACCAACCGGGCGTTCACCGTCGCCACGAGCACCAGTCCGCTCGTCCGGTTCGCCCGGACGCGGATCGCGCCGACGCTGATTCCCCTCGTGATGGCGCCCAGGTTCGTGCGTGCCACCGCCTTCCGCGCGGTGGCGGAGTTGAGCATCGGCTACCGGCGCAGCCCGCTGTCGGCGCAGGGCCACGGCGCCCCACGCAAGGGACCTCGGGCGGGGGACCGACTCCCTGATGCGCCACAGCCCGCCGGCTGGCTGGCGCTGCACCAGCTCACGGCCGAGCCCGGCTGGCATCTGCTCCTGTGCGGGCCGCCCGAGGCCTGGCCGCCCGCCTTCACCGCGGTGCTGGATCGGTACCCGCTGACCGTGCACCGGCTCAACGCACCTGACGCAGAAGCGGTCGGGAGATCGGTGGCCGCTCCGGCTCTGCGCCGACTCGGCATCGCCAGCGGCGCCGCCGCCCTGTACCTGGTCCGCCCGGACGGGCACATCGGCTACCGGTCCGGGGGCGGAGACACGAGCGGGCTGCTGTCGTACCTGAACCACTGGCTCGGGCCGTAA
- a CDS encoding NADP-dependent oxidoreductase has translation MPYPHAAENDVIVRVHAAGFTPGELDWPGTWTDRAGRDRTPTIPGHELSGVVVELGYGTTGLTVGQRVFGLTDWARNGSLAEYTAVEARNLAPLAADIDHTVAAALPISGLTAWQGLFDHAHLTTGQTVLIHGAAGGVGSIAVQLAREVGARVIGTGRADDRDVALSLGAQTFLDLDADDLQQVGEVDVVFDVIGRDILERSTELVRPGGTLVTIAAPPTVQPRDGRAIFFVVEPDRARLADLAQRLRTRRLNPIVGAVRPLSETASAFARRRRTSGKTIIQVADEQGTQHS, from the coding sequence ATGCCGTACCCCCACGCTGCGGAGAACGACGTCATCGTGCGCGTGCACGCCGCAGGCTTCACCCCCGGAGAGCTCGACTGGCCGGGAACGTGGACCGATCGCGCCGGTCGAGACCGGACACCCACCATCCCCGGGCACGAGCTGTCCGGAGTTGTGGTCGAGCTCGGCTACGGAACCACCGGCCTCACCGTGGGCCAGCGGGTGTTCGGACTGACCGACTGGGCCCGCAACGGATCCCTGGCCGAATACACCGCGGTGGAGGCTCGCAACCTCGCCCCCCTCGCGGCCGACATCGACCACACCGTGGCCGCCGCGCTGCCCATCTCCGGGCTGACCGCATGGCAGGGACTGTTCGACCATGCCCACCTCACCACCGGCCAGACCGTCCTCATTCACGGCGCCGCGGGCGGCGTGGGCTCGATCGCCGTTCAACTCGCGCGGGAGGTGGGCGCCCGCGTGATCGGCACCGGCCGAGCCGACGACCGTGACGTCGCGCTCAGCCTCGGCGCGCAGACCTTCCTCGACCTGGACGCCGACGACCTGCAGCAGGTCGGCGAGGTGGACGTGGTGTTCGACGTCATCGGCCGCGACATCCTCGAGCGATCGACCGAACTGGTGCGCCCGGGCGGCACCCTCGTCACCATCGCCGCGCCACCTACCGTGCAGCCCAGGGACGGGCGAGCCATCTTCTTCGTCGTCGAACCTGATCGCGCCCGGCTGGCCGACCTCGCCCAGCGCCTCCGGACCAGACGGCTCAACCCCATCGTCGGCGCCGTGCGGCCGCTTTCCGAAACGGCCTCCGCGTTCGCCCGCCGCCGCCGCACGTCCGGCAAGACGATCATTCAGGTCGCGGACGAACAAGGAACGCAGCACTCGTGA